A window of Esox lucius isolate fEsoLuc1 chromosome 18, fEsoLuc1.pri, whole genome shotgun sequence contains these coding sequences:
- the LOC105017851 gene encoding 5-hydroxytryptamine receptor 1E has product MERYLGGSSTGPNVTNSTGAPDSSFPGVVFTDRTVVLAVLLGLLTLLTALVNGAVITAICTTRKLHLPANYLICSLALTDFLVALLVMPVSILYIVTETWSLGQVVCEAWLSVDMTFCTCSILHLCVIALDRYWAITKAIEYARKRSGRRAAVMVGVVWIISVFISIPPLFWRHRPGSQGPKQCIIEHDHVGYTVYSTFGAFYVPMTLILVLYYRIYSAAKTLYQKRGSSRHLSSRSAESQNSFKHCRVAHTFCVSDLSTSDPTLEFDRINVNIRIPSFETEMEAADERNQICTSRERKAARILGLILGAFILCWLPFFLKELLVGLQLITASPQVSDFLTWLGYVNSLINPLLYTSFNDDFKLAFKKLLRRKQRP; this is encoded by the coding sequence ATGGAGAGGTACCTTGGAGGCAGTTCCACGGGTCCCAATGTCACCAACAGCACAGGAGCCCCAGACAGCTCTTTCCCGGGGGTGGTGTTCACGGACAGGACGGTGGTGCTGGCGGTACTCCTGGGGCTTCTTACCCTCCTCACTGCGCTGGTCAACGGTGCTGTCATCACAGCCATCTGCACAACCAGGAAGCTCCACCTGCCAGCCAACTACCTGATCTGCTCCCTGGCGCTCACCGACTTCCTCGTGGCCCTCCTGGTCATGCCGGTCAGCATCCTCTACATCGTCACGGAGACCTGGTCGTTGGGCCAGGTGGTGTGCGAGGCCTGGCTGAGTGTGGACATGACGTTCTGCACCTGCTCCATCCTGCACCTATGCGTCATAGCGCTGGACCGCTACTGGGCCATCACCAAAGCCATCGAGTACGCCCGCAAGAGGTCGGGCCGCCGGGCCGCCGTCATGGTGGGCGTCGTCTGGATCATCTCGGTCTTCATATCCATCCCGCCTCTTTTCTGGAGGCACCGGCCCGGGAGCCAGGGCCCGAAACAGTGCATCATAGAGCACGACCACGTGGGCTACACCGTCTACTCCACGTTCGGAGCGTTTTACGTACCCATGACACTCATCCTCGTCCTGTACTATAGGATTTACAGCGCGGCCAAGACGCTCTATCAGAAGCGGGGCTCGTCGAGGCATCTGAGCAGTCGGAGTGCCGAAAGCCAGAACTCTTTTAAACACTGCCGTGTGGCGCACACCTTCTGTGTGTCGGACCTCTCCACCTCAGACCCCACTCTGGAGTTTGACAGGATCAACGTGAACATCCGCATCCCTTCCTTTGAGACGGAGATGGAGGCGGCCGACGAGAGGAACCAGATTTGCACCTCCCGGGAGAGGAAGGCGGCACGTATCCTCGGTCTAATCCTGGGGGCTTTTATCCTCTGCTGGCtgccattttttttaaaggagctCCTTGTGGGCTTACAGCTCATAACTGCCTCGCCACAAGTGTCAGACTTTCTAACCTGGCTTGGCTACGTCAACTCACTCATTAACCCTCTGCTCTACACCAGCTTCAATGACGATTTCAAGTTGGCCTTTAAGAAACTGCTCAGACGAAAGCAGCGTCCGTAG